Part of the Candidatus Zymogenus saltonus genome is shown below.
GATCCGTTTTCCAACACGCCGGACAACAGGTTTTATTACGAGAGCGCCCAGCATACCACCGCCCTGGCAAAGCTCCTGTATGTCGCCCAGTCGATGAAGGGCCTTGCAATTCTCTTGGGGGACGTTGGGACGGGCAAGACCACCCTTGCCAGAAAGCTCCTTATGTCCCTTCCCGAAGACAGGTTCGAGGCCTCGATGCTTGTTATCATCCACTCCGGGATCACGGCGGACTGGCTCCTCAAGAAGATCGCGACCCAGCTCGGTGTCGAGAGTCCAAACGATGACAAGATGAAGCTTTTGAGTCAGCTCTATGAAAGGCTTGTTGAAATACAGGAGGAGGGAAGATCGGCGCTGATCCTTGTTGACGAGGCTCAGATGCTGAAAGACAGGTCGATCATGGAGGAGTTCAGGGGGCTCTTGAACCTCGAGATTCCGGGCAGAAAGTTCATATCGTTTATCTTTTTCGGGCTTCCCGAGATGGAAGAAAACCTGAGGCAGGATGAGCCCCTCAACCAGAGGGTTGCGGTTCGATACGAGCTGGGGTGTTTCCACTTCAAATCCACCGAAAACTACATAAAACACAGGTTGAGGGTGGCCGGCGCAAAAAAGATGCTTTTTACCAGGGAGGC
Proteins encoded:
- a CDS encoding AAA family ATPase, with product MQHYEYYGLKLDPFSNTPDNRFYYESAQHTTALAKLLYVAQSMKGLAILLGDVGTGKTTLARKLLMSLPEDRFEASMLVIIHSGITADWLLKKIATQLGVESPNDDKMKLLSQLYERLVEIQEEGRSALILVDEAQMLKDRSIMEEFRGLLNLEIPGRKFISFIFFGLPEMEENLRQDEPLNQRVAVRYELGCFHFKSTENYIKHRLRVAGAKKMLFTREAVQVIQTFSKGIPRLINNICDNALLEGMLKKLDVIGREIIENVARELGLRAASKELLKQLESQKIIPIPIPQEFVRPKLEAEHIDELGDMGLIARQRNDSAPITRGAMNLQAEDNLIVAKKPEVKDQGGSDVDIDKLLDALEID